The genome window CCACACCGGCGATGATCAGGTTGCTCCAGCTGCGGTGGAACCAGGCGCGAGACAGCAGGTAGGCCCATAGGCCGAATACCCAGCCGCTGGCGCCGACGTGCACGCCGCTGAAACCGAACAGCCAGACCAGCGAGCCGCCCAGCAGAATGATGATCGCGCTGACGGCAATGAACCGGTTGAGCCCTTCGACAATGACCAGGCTGCCCAGCACCAAAAAAGCAATCAGGTTGGCGCTCAGGTGAGCGAAGGACGCGTGTAAAAAAGGTGAGGCGAGGATGCCGAACAGCCCCTGCACGGTTCTCGGGACCAGGCCGAATGCCATGAGGCTGTAACCGGTGGCGACATTGAGCAGTTGCAGCGCGA of Pseudomonas fluorescens contains these proteins:
- a CDS encoding rhomboid family intramembrane serine protease, which translates into the protein MNTLKGFKTIAGLAVFMVALQLLNVATGYSLMAFGLVPRTVQGLFGILASPFLHASFAHLSANLIAFLVLGSLVIVEGLNRFIAVSAIIILLGGSLVWLFGFSGVHVGASGWVFGLWAYLLSRAWFHRSWSNLIIAGVVAVLYGGLILGFLPRQGISFEGHLFGALAGFIAAKVLLSMPRSRFNAG